Proteins encoded together in one Salvelinus fontinalis isolate EN_2023a chromosome 6, ASM2944872v1, whole genome shotgun sequence window:
- the LOC129858425 gene encoding regulator of cell cycle RGCC-like produces MSTENFRMPTDNFSDLELELTDLLQEFADVVEELREPSQSVPYAYERLLSDAKRRTGLGDDGSVVSDSGVEDNSDCSSEVSLGNSWNTSEEELHTAGIPVMPKARMGDTGDLQRFIDSLDRELADM; encoded by the exons ATGTCTACAGAAAACTTCAGAATGCCCACAGACAACTTTTCAG ACTTGGAGCTGGAGCTAACTGATCTGCTCCAGGAGTTCGCTGACGTGGTTGAGGAGTTGAGAGAGCCTTCACAAAGCGTCCCGTACGCATACGAGCGGCTCCTGTCTGATGCCAAACGGCGCACCGGGCTAGGGGACGACGGCTCAGTGGTCAGCGACAGCGGCGTTGAGGACAATAGTGACTGCA GCAGTGAGGTGTCTCTGGGTAACAGTTGGAACACCAGTGAAGAAGAGCTCCACACTGCAGGCATACCAGTGATGCCCAAAG CCAGAATGGGAGACACAGGAGACCTACAGAGATTCATCGACAGTTTGGACCGGGAACTTGCTG ATATGTGA